The following are from one region of the Mixophyes fleayi isolate aMixFle1 chromosome 7, aMixFle1.hap1, whole genome shotgun sequence genome:
- the ZEB2 gene encoding zinc finger E-box-binding homeobox 2 isoform X1 — protein sequence MKQEIMADGPRCKRRKQANPRRKNGGLILHIDRDEQDPPLLPERHPNIYRRKESRNILNYDNVVDTGSETEEDDKLHIAEDDGIITTLDREPSPASILNHESSPHVNQALLAREEEEDDLRDGGIDHNWHNDDLLKASIDGSDEMKGEYDCMGPEATHATTINNGTVKNTNCTSEFEEYFAKRKMDDSDGHGVSIAEYLHRSDTAIIYPEAPEELCRLGTPEANGQEENDLPPGTPDAFAQLLTCPYCDRGYKRLTSLKEHIKYRHEKNEENFSCPLCSYTFAYRTQLERHMVTHKPGRDQHQMLTQGASNRKFKCTECGKAFKYKHHLKEHLRIHSGEKPYECPNCKKRFSHSGSYSSHISSKKCIGLISVNGRMRNNMKTGSSPNSVSSSPTNSAITQLRHKLENGKPLGMMEPSGLLKIKTESLDYNDYKLLMAATHGFNGPNPFMNGGLGGTSPLGIHSSAQSPMQHLSVGMEASLLGYATINSNLSEVHKVLEIVDNTVSRQKMEFKSEEITKLKGYHMKETGPQGEEQGMTSPGIPQVGLPVVSHNGATKSIIDYTLEKVNEAKACLQSLTTDSRRQFSSIKKEKLRTLIDLVSEEKMLENHHISTPFSCQFCKESFNGPIPLHQHERYLCKMNEEIKAVLQPSENLILNKQGMFAEKQALLLSSVLSEKGMISPLNPYKDHMSVLKAYYAMNMEPNSDELLKISIAVGLPQEFVKEWFEQRKFYQYATSRSPSLERTIAEGTLVTTTPTKDSMSARSPAKPVDSITSPSIAELHHRVSNCDTPLRLTKPNHFAGLKPVVEKLDHSRSNTPSPLNLSSTSSKNSHSSSYTPNSFSSEELQAEPLDLSVPRQMKELKSVMATKNKTKPNNITIDHNSIPLSSETVDEPLNLTYIKKEFCHSNNLDKSTNPLFGLNPFSGKPLYTALPPQSPFPPATFMSPVQASIPGLRHYPGLDQMSFLPHMAYTYPTGATFADMQQRRKYQRKQGFQGEMLDVAPDYMSGLDDMTDSDSCLSRKKIKKTESGMYACDLCDKTFQKSSSLLRHKYEHTGKRPHQCQICKKAFKHKHHLIEHSRLHSGEKPYQCDKCGKRFSHSGSYSQHMNHRYSYCKREAEEREAAEREAREKGHLEPTELLMNRAYLQSITPQGYSDSEERESMLRDGEIEREHDKEVDDVYNKLGRQDGDEEFEEEEEESENKSMDTDPETIRDEEENGEHSMDDSSEDGKMEIKSDHEEENMEDGM from the exons TATTGAATTATGACAATGTGGTAGACACGGGTTCGGAGACAGAAGAAGACGATAAGCTTCACATTGCTGAAGATGACGGTATTATCACCACTTTGGACCGGGAACCCAGTCCAGCCAGTATACTCAACCACGAGTCTTCACCACATGTCAACCAGGCACTACTGGCcagagaggaagaagaagatgaTTTGAGGGACGGAGGGATAGATCACAACTGGCACAATGATGATCTTCTGAAAGCTTCCATAGATGGTTCAG ATGAAATGAAGGGAGAATATGACTGTATGGGACCTGAAGCCACTCATGCAACTACTATAAACAACGGTACAG TGAAGAACACAAATTGCACTTCGGAATTTGAGGAGTATTTCGCCAAAAGAAAGATGGATGATAGTGATGGACACGGAGTTAGTATAGCTGAATACTTGCACCGGAGCGATACAGCCATCATTTACCCAGAAGCCCCCGAGGAACTCTGCCGCTTGGGTACACCGGAGGCCAACGGACAGGAGGAGAATG ATCTGCCACCTGGAACGCCAGATGCCTTCGCCCAGCTGCTGACCTGTCCCTACTGCGACCGAGGCTACAAGCGTTTGACGTCGCTCAAGGAGCACATCAAATACCGCCACGAGAAGAACGAGGAGAACTTCTCTTGTCCTCTCTGCAGCTACACGTTCGCCTACCGCACCCAACTCGAACGGCACATGGTGACGCACAAGCCAGGGAGAGATCAG CACCAAATGTTGACCCAGGGAGCAAGCAATCGCAAGTTCAAATGTACGGAGTGTGGCAAAGCATTTAAATATAAGCACCATCTAAAGGAACATCTGCGTATACACAGCG GGGAAAAGCCGTACGAATGCCCAAACTGCAAGAAACGCTTCTCCCACTCGGGTTCCTACAGTTCCCACATTAGCAGCAAGAAGTGCATTGGCCTAATCTCTGTGAACGGGAGGATGAGAAACAACATGAAGACGGGTTCATCTCCTAACTCCGTGTCTTCATCTCCCACCAATTCAGCCATAACGCAGCTCCGGCACAAACTGGAGAACGGTAAACCACTCGGTATGATGGAACCTTCAGGCTTACTGAAGATCAAAACGGAATCACTAGATTACAATGATTATAAACTTCTTATGGCAGCCACGCACGGGTTTAACGGCCCTAACCCATTCATGAACGGTGGTCTGGGAGGAACCAGCCCTTTGGGAATTCACTCTTCGGCTCAAAGTCCAATGCAGCACTTAAGTGTAGGGATGGAAGCATCTTTACTCGGGTACGCAACCATTAACAGTAACTTAAGTGAGGTGCATAAGGTCCTAGAAATTGTGGATAACACTGTTTCTAGGCAGAAGATGGAATTCAAGTCTGAAGAGATTACAAAGTTGAAGGGCTATCACATGAAGGAAACAGGACCTCAAGGAGAGGAACAAGGTATGACATCTCCTGGTATTCCACAAGTGGGTCTTCCAGTTGTAAGTCATAACGGTGCCACTAAAAGTATTATTGACTATACGTTAGAGAAGGTTAACGAAGCCAAAGCTTGTTTACAGAGCTTGACCACGGATTCAAGAAGACAGTTCAGTAGTATTAAGAAGGAAAAGTTACGTACGTTGATAGACCTAGTAAGTGAAGAAAAGATGTTAGAGAACCATCATATATCCACTCCATTTTCTTGCCAGTTTTGTAAAGAGAGTTTTAACGGCCCCATTCCTTTACATCAACACGAACGATACTTATGTAAAATGAACGAGGAAATAAAAGCCGTTCTTCAGCCCAGCGAAAACCTGATACTTAATAAACAGGGAATGTTTGCAGAGAAACAAGCCCTCCTGTTGTCATCAGTACTTTCCGAGAAAGGGATGATTAGCCCACTCAACCCATACAAGGACCACATGTCTGTACTTAAAGCATATTATGCTATGAATATGGAACCTAATTCTGATGAACTACTGAAAATTTCCATAGCCGTTGGCCTTCCTCAGGAATTTGTGAAGGAATGGTTCGAGCAAAGAAAATTCTACCAATATGCAACTTCCAGGTCACCGTCTCTAGAAAGGACCATTGCGGAAGGGACTTTGGTCACCACAACTCCCACTAAAGACTCTATGTCCGCCAGATCTCCAGCGAAACCTGTGGATTCCATCACGTCGCCATCTATAGCGGAACTTCATCACCGGGTATCTAATTGCGATACACCTCTCAGGCTTACAAAACCTAATCATTTTGCTGGTCTGAAACCAGTTGTTGAAAAATTGGACCACTCTAGGAGCAATACTCCATCTCCTTTAAATCTTTCTTCCACATCTTCTAAAAACTCCCATAGTAGTTCTTACACTCCAAACAGTTTTTCCTCAGAGGAGCTTCAAGCTGAGCCTTTGGACTTATCTGTACCAAGACAAATGAAGGAACTGAAAAGTGTTATGGCCACAAAGAACAAAACCAAACCTAATAACATCACCATTGACCATAACAGTATTCCTTTGTCATCAGAGACTGTAGACGAGCCACTGAATTTAACGTACATTAAGAAGGAATTTTGTCATTCTAATAACCTGGACAAAAGCACTAACCCGCTCTTTGGTCTGAATCCGTTTAGCGGCAAACCTTTGTACACGGCGCTTCCACCGCAGAGCCCCTTCCCGCCAGCCACTTTCATGTCTCCGGTGCAGGCGAGTATCCCAGGGTTACGACACTACCCGGGACTCGATCAGATGAGCTTCCTACCGCACATGGCCTATACATACCCAACTGGGGCTACGTTTGCCGATATGCAGCAGAGGAGGAAATACCAGCGGAAACAGGGATTTCAG GGTGAAATGCTTGACGTAGCCCCGGATTACATGTCAGGTCTAGATGATATGACGGATTCGGACTCTTGCTTGAGTCGAAAGAAGATTAAGAAGACGGAGAGTGGCATGTACGCGTGTGATTTATGTGATAAGACATTCCAGAAAAGTAGCTCCCTCTTGAGACATAAATACGAACATACAG GAAAAAGGCCGCACCAGTGTCAAATttgtaaaaaagcatttaaaCATAAACACCATCTAATCGAACATTCGCGCCTGCACTCGGGTGAGAAGCCATACCAGTGTGACAAATGTGGGAAGCGGTTTTCACATTCTGGGTCCTATTCACAGCACATGAATCACAGGTATTCCTACTGTAAGAGAGAGGCGGAGGAGAGGGAGGCCGCCGAGAGGGAAGCCCGGGAGAAAGGCCACTTGGAGCCCACAGAGCTGCTGATGAATCGAGCTTACCTACAGAGTATAACCCCTCAGGGCTATTCTGACTCAGAGGAAAGAGAAAGTATGTTGAGGGACGGGGAGATTGAAAGAGAGCACGATAAGGAAGTGGACGACGTTTACAATAAGCTTGGAAGGCAAGACGGCGACGAAGAGtttgaagaggaagaggaagagagcGAAAACAAAAGCATGGACACAGATCCGGAAACGATTCGAGACGAGGAAGAGAACGGTGAACATTCAATGGACGATAGTTCCGAGGATggcaaaatggaaataaaatccGATCACGAAGAGGAAAACATGGAGGACGGCATGTAA
- the ZEB2 gene encoding zinc finger E-box-binding homeobox 2 isoform X2, whose protein sequence is MKQEIMADGPRCKRRKQANPRRKNVLNYDNVVDTGSETEEDDKLHIAEDDGIITTLDREPSPASILNHESSPHVNQALLAREEEEDDLRDGGIDHNWHNDDLLKASIDGSDEMKGEYDCMGPEATHATTINNGTVKNTNCTSEFEEYFAKRKMDDSDGHGVSIAEYLHRSDTAIIYPEAPEELCRLGTPEANGQEENDLPPGTPDAFAQLLTCPYCDRGYKRLTSLKEHIKYRHEKNEENFSCPLCSYTFAYRTQLERHMVTHKPGRDQHQMLTQGASNRKFKCTECGKAFKYKHHLKEHLRIHSGEKPYECPNCKKRFSHSGSYSSHISSKKCIGLISVNGRMRNNMKTGSSPNSVSSSPTNSAITQLRHKLENGKPLGMMEPSGLLKIKTESLDYNDYKLLMAATHGFNGPNPFMNGGLGGTSPLGIHSSAQSPMQHLSVGMEASLLGYATINSNLSEVHKVLEIVDNTVSRQKMEFKSEEITKLKGYHMKETGPQGEEQGMTSPGIPQVGLPVVSHNGATKSIIDYTLEKVNEAKACLQSLTTDSRRQFSSIKKEKLRTLIDLVSEEKMLENHHISTPFSCQFCKESFNGPIPLHQHERYLCKMNEEIKAVLQPSENLILNKQGMFAEKQALLLSSVLSEKGMISPLNPYKDHMSVLKAYYAMNMEPNSDELLKISIAVGLPQEFVKEWFEQRKFYQYATSRSPSLERTIAEGTLVTTTPTKDSMSARSPAKPVDSITSPSIAELHHRVSNCDTPLRLTKPNHFAGLKPVVEKLDHSRSNTPSPLNLSSTSSKNSHSSSYTPNSFSSEELQAEPLDLSVPRQMKELKSVMATKNKTKPNNITIDHNSIPLSSETVDEPLNLTYIKKEFCHSNNLDKSTNPLFGLNPFSGKPLYTALPPQSPFPPATFMSPVQASIPGLRHYPGLDQMSFLPHMAYTYPTGATFADMQQRRKYQRKQGFQGEMLDVAPDYMSGLDDMTDSDSCLSRKKIKKTESGMYACDLCDKTFQKSSSLLRHKYEHTGKRPHQCQICKKAFKHKHHLIEHSRLHSGEKPYQCDKCGKRFSHSGSYSQHMNHRYSYCKREAEEREAAEREAREKGHLEPTELLMNRAYLQSITPQGYSDSEERESMLRDGEIEREHDKEVDDVYNKLGRQDGDEEFEEEEEESENKSMDTDPETIRDEEENGEHSMDDSSEDGKMEIKSDHEEENMEDGM, encoded by the exons TATTGAATTATGACAATGTGGTAGACACGGGTTCGGAGACAGAAGAAGACGATAAGCTTCACATTGCTGAAGATGACGGTATTATCACCACTTTGGACCGGGAACCCAGTCCAGCCAGTATACTCAACCACGAGTCTTCACCACATGTCAACCAGGCACTACTGGCcagagaggaagaagaagatgaTTTGAGGGACGGAGGGATAGATCACAACTGGCACAATGATGATCTTCTGAAAGCTTCCATAGATGGTTCAG ATGAAATGAAGGGAGAATATGACTGTATGGGACCTGAAGCCACTCATGCAACTACTATAAACAACGGTACAG TGAAGAACACAAATTGCACTTCGGAATTTGAGGAGTATTTCGCCAAAAGAAAGATGGATGATAGTGATGGACACGGAGTTAGTATAGCTGAATACTTGCACCGGAGCGATACAGCCATCATTTACCCAGAAGCCCCCGAGGAACTCTGCCGCTTGGGTACACCGGAGGCCAACGGACAGGAGGAGAATG ATCTGCCACCTGGAACGCCAGATGCCTTCGCCCAGCTGCTGACCTGTCCCTACTGCGACCGAGGCTACAAGCGTTTGACGTCGCTCAAGGAGCACATCAAATACCGCCACGAGAAGAACGAGGAGAACTTCTCTTGTCCTCTCTGCAGCTACACGTTCGCCTACCGCACCCAACTCGAACGGCACATGGTGACGCACAAGCCAGGGAGAGATCAG CACCAAATGTTGACCCAGGGAGCAAGCAATCGCAAGTTCAAATGTACGGAGTGTGGCAAAGCATTTAAATATAAGCACCATCTAAAGGAACATCTGCGTATACACAGCG GGGAAAAGCCGTACGAATGCCCAAACTGCAAGAAACGCTTCTCCCACTCGGGTTCCTACAGTTCCCACATTAGCAGCAAGAAGTGCATTGGCCTAATCTCTGTGAACGGGAGGATGAGAAACAACATGAAGACGGGTTCATCTCCTAACTCCGTGTCTTCATCTCCCACCAATTCAGCCATAACGCAGCTCCGGCACAAACTGGAGAACGGTAAACCACTCGGTATGATGGAACCTTCAGGCTTACTGAAGATCAAAACGGAATCACTAGATTACAATGATTATAAACTTCTTATGGCAGCCACGCACGGGTTTAACGGCCCTAACCCATTCATGAACGGTGGTCTGGGAGGAACCAGCCCTTTGGGAATTCACTCTTCGGCTCAAAGTCCAATGCAGCACTTAAGTGTAGGGATGGAAGCATCTTTACTCGGGTACGCAACCATTAACAGTAACTTAAGTGAGGTGCATAAGGTCCTAGAAATTGTGGATAACACTGTTTCTAGGCAGAAGATGGAATTCAAGTCTGAAGAGATTACAAAGTTGAAGGGCTATCACATGAAGGAAACAGGACCTCAAGGAGAGGAACAAGGTATGACATCTCCTGGTATTCCACAAGTGGGTCTTCCAGTTGTAAGTCATAACGGTGCCACTAAAAGTATTATTGACTATACGTTAGAGAAGGTTAACGAAGCCAAAGCTTGTTTACAGAGCTTGACCACGGATTCAAGAAGACAGTTCAGTAGTATTAAGAAGGAAAAGTTACGTACGTTGATAGACCTAGTAAGTGAAGAAAAGATGTTAGAGAACCATCATATATCCACTCCATTTTCTTGCCAGTTTTGTAAAGAGAGTTTTAACGGCCCCATTCCTTTACATCAACACGAACGATACTTATGTAAAATGAACGAGGAAATAAAAGCCGTTCTTCAGCCCAGCGAAAACCTGATACTTAATAAACAGGGAATGTTTGCAGAGAAACAAGCCCTCCTGTTGTCATCAGTACTTTCCGAGAAAGGGATGATTAGCCCACTCAACCCATACAAGGACCACATGTCTGTACTTAAAGCATATTATGCTATGAATATGGAACCTAATTCTGATGAACTACTGAAAATTTCCATAGCCGTTGGCCTTCCTCAGGAATTTGTGAAGGAATGGTTCGAGCAAAGAAAATTCTACCAATATGCAACTTCCAGGTCACCGTCTCTAGAAAGGACCATTGCGGAAGGGACTTTGGTCACCACAACTCCCACTAAAGACTCTATGTCCGCCAGATCTCCAGCGAAACCTGTGGATTCCATCACGTCGCCATCTATAGCGGAACTTCATCACCGGGTATCTAATTGCGATACACCTCTCAGGCTTACAAAACCTAATCATTTTGCTGGTCTGAAACCAGTTGTTGAAAAATTGGACCACTCTAGGAGCAATACTCCATCTCCTTTAAATCTTTCTTCCACATCTTCTAAAAACTCCCATAGTAGTTCTTACACTCCAAACAGTTTTTCCTCAGAGGAGCTTCAAGCTGAGCCTTTGGACTTATCTGTACCAAGACAAATGAAGGAACTGAAAAGTGTTATGGCCACAAAGAACAAAACCAAACCTAATAACATCACCATTGACCATAACAGTATTCCTTTGTCATCAGAGACTGTAGACGAGCCACTGAATTTAACGTACATTAAGAAGGAATTTTGTCATTCTAATAACCTGGACAAAAGCACTAACCCGCTCTTTGGTCTGAATCCGTTTAGCGGCAAACCTTTGTACACGGCGCTTCCACCGCAGAGCCCCTTCCCGCCAGCCACTTTCATGTCTCCGGTGCAGGCGAGTATCCCAGGGTTACGACACTACCCGGGACTCGATCAGATGAGCTTCCTACCGCACATGGCCTATACATACCCAACTGGGGCTACGTTTGCCGATATGCAGCAGAGGAGGAAATACCAGCGGAAACAGGGATTTCAG GGTGAAATGCTTGACGTAGCCCCGGATTACATGTCAGGTCTAGATGATATGACGGATTCGGACTCTTGCTTGAGTCGAAAGAAGATTAAGAAGACGGAGAGTGGCATGTACGCGTGTGATTTATGTGATAAGACATTCCAGAAAAGTAGCTCCCTCTTGAGACATAAATACGAACATACAG GAAAAAGGCCGCACCAGTGTCAAATttgtaaaaaagcatttaaaCATAAACACCATCTAATCGAACATTCGCGCCTGCACTCGGGTGAGAAGCCATACCAGTGTGACAAATGTGGGAAGCGGTTTTCACATTCTGGGTCCTATTCACAGCACATGAATCACAGGTATTCCTACTGTAAGAGAGAGGCGGAGGAGAGGGAGGCCGCCGAGAGGGAAGCCCGGGAGAAAGGCCACTTGGAGCCCACAGAGCTGCTGATGAATCGAGCTTACCTACAGAGTATAACCCCTCAGGGCTATTCTGACTCAGAGGAAAGAGAAAGTATGTTGAGGGACGGGGAGATTGAAAGAGAGCACGATAAGGAAGTGGACGACGTTTACAATAAGCTTGGAAGGCAAGACGGCGACGAAGAGtttgaagaggaagaggaagagagcGAAAACAAAAGCATGGACACAGATCCGGAAACGATTCGAGACGAGGAAGAGAACGGTGAACATTCAATGGACGATAGTTCCGAGGATggcaaaatggaaataaaatccGATCACGAAGAGGAAAACATGGAGGACGGCATGTAA